Genomic segment of Arachis hypogaea cultivar Tifrunner chromosome 16, arahy.Tifrunner.gnm2.J5K5, whole genome shotgun sequence:
ACTATACACCAAgatgttaaatttattaaattggaAGGCCACATCAACCAAATAAAACTCCAAAAGCTTAATTAGGAGACAAGAAAGAGAACGAATAAAGATGAAAATTGGAAAGCATGAACTTTAGGAACTTtcaggaaagcataataaaacaGTTGAATCAATTGTTTGTTACTACAGCTATAAACTTTATTCATTGTTGTTATTTTGCTTGGCACATGAAACTGAGACCTTGCACCTTTTTATGCAAATATTCCCTGTGCCTTACTTAACAATAATCAATCCCCTTTATTATTTTGGCGAGGTTCCTTCATCATGTGGTTCATGTGTTCCTTCATTTGGTTTGAAATGGAATCGTTATATAGCCCAATCACTATTAGCTGGTTCCTTTTCTCCTTTAATTTCTCCATAATAGAGGAGAGCCACTCCCACTTTTTCAAAGCCAAGAGCTTTAACTACAGATCACTTATATATAATACGCAAAAATCCTATAAAAATATACCATTAAATCcgttatataaatacatatattaatctaatttattttttatgtatattttgtatttcgaCATATATTATATACATGTGATTGATTTAGTAATTGATCTTTGATATTTAAATAGCATGATATATTTCTAAATTGGCACTAAGGTCAATTTTGTTAATTGTGTTGAAATAGAAATATAAGCACGTACGTCAAAAcaaaagatataaattaattaaaaaagacaaaaataaaaacaaactaaatgctttttttgtcaaacaaaatttatattttatctatgaaaattataagaataaaaacaagagATAAAATTTTcccttatttcattttttttatttttaatattaagacACTTATcatgatatataaatatacacCAACTATTGAATTAGCTTAATTAGCTTAGCTAGGGTTCATGACTGTGGTGCTTGCTTCACATGTTACAATGGTTGCAGATTTATACAATCCCCAAAACATGATCTGCTGTATACCATTACAGCATGTATGTAAAACGTTACATCTTCATCTTacatttcttgttttctttatttaattaacaTTTATACAGGAGCACCGAAGAAAAAgagaattacaaattaaaaaatgaagagagaatgcTCCTTGTCACCCTGCAACAGTAACCTTTCACTACTCCCTTATTgtgagttaaaaaaaaaaccatggCAAAGGGAGATAGTGGTTGCGGCTTATAGACTTAGCCAAGAATGAATGAGGGTTTTTTCATGCTGCATTGTTGGTGAGCTCTTCTTGCTGCCTCTTCAAAGATTCCTGCTTTTGAAGAATCATTTGCCTGCGGAATCTCTTAATGAAAAGAGCAGCACATTGATCAATCTCATCCTCCAACTTAAATTCTTGTCCTCTCTCTTCCTTCGAGTTCTTCACCAAATCAATCACCGACCCTTCAAGATCCAAATCCTCTGAATCAAACAGCGTGTGCGTCAGATCAGGgtacttctcatcatcatcaccatcatcaccaCCATCATCGTAGTTGTAGTAACAACCTCCTTCATCTTCCACGAACTGCGTCTCGCTTGGATTCGGAACCTTCTCGTAGCTCTGAGCGTTGTTCCGGAACAACACAATGgcgttcttgttcttgttcttgcgattctgattctgattgtgTTCGTTCTCGTTCCCATCTTCCAATAAGAAATTGTTGCTGTTAGCTTCGTCTTCCTTATTATGATGGCCCAACACGGAGTGGAACTTCTCCGAGATGGAACTCATGAGGAACTTCTTGTTCTTCATGAGCGAGAATATGATCAGACGCGCCTTTATGGCGTTTGTCTTCGACTTCAATGCGAGTGTCTTTGATTTCGCCATTGCGCTAAGACCGGCTATGATCTTCTTTAACAACCTCGACGCACTGTTCTTCATCTTACTAATaagaattataaatataaaacaagTATTAAAACTTTAGAAATTGTATAGGAAGTGGTGAATAATTGTATTTTGATTGAGGATTTTTGTTGCTGTATTATATGACACTAAAATTGTATTTTGGCACGAAAGGATGCAAGGTGGGTAGATGGGTATATATAGCAGAAAAACAATGGTGGAATGGgtttggatattttttatttttgaattgtaTTAACTATTAAGTGTGTGTGGCAACTAGCTGTGATGTGAGAGAAAAGAAAGATTGAGGGTTAAGAAAAGAGGAGAAAGCAGAAAAAAAGGTTTGAAAGTGAAAGTTAAAGGTGTGAGATAAAGTAAGAAATGGGGACACCTGGCGTGTTCTGATAGGGTACGTGAGGAATGGCTGGTTCACTGGTATACGAAGCTTCACAATTTTATGGTGGGCAGAAATTATTAGTGGGGTTGGGGGGTTACTTGCTTTTTTGAATTGAGTTCTCTAGATTTGGGTTAAAAAATGTGGGGGAGCTGACAGATgagttttatttcttctctttggTACTGTtggtattatttattatttaatgtttaatttaggaCAAGTTTAGTAGTTCTTTACTTGTGATTTTGATTGGAACTATATATGCAGTTTTATGAAAATTGATTGTAAAAAAGGTTAGTTTGCTTGTGCATATGTAAACTAATTTCAAAGTCCAAGTGTTAAATGATCAATCCTTCGCTATCTGTAGTTCTGTACATCTATTAAATCCCTTTTATATATGGGCAACAAGGTCATTTTTAGtgaaaagaaatgaaaattgattaatattgactcaaatatatcataaataaaataaaaaaaagtgttagaTTCCTCAGTATTTGTGTTTATATATGTTATAAGTAGTTAAACTAATTATTTAGAAATGgaatttttaacattattttataaaaaaaattcgaaactaGAGatcaatacataaaaaaaataaaacaaaattttaaatatcagAATAATCATAATAGAACCATAACAAtgaaaaacagaatcaaataaaattaataaatcaaaatagaaatttaagacaataaaatcacaaaatattagaatcaaaatttaaaaacattattGACAATCACAGATTAAGAAAATCTGAATATTAAAATCAGTAAACTACATatattaaaaatcctaaaaaaaatacCTTCAAGAGCATAGAGGTAAGGAAGTACTCGAGGGTTGGACGCGGCAGAATTAGAGAAGAAGTGGCCTGGACCACTATGGCACTGGAGCCAAGTAGGGTGGTGCGCGACGAAACTGGAGCAGAAGAGGGTGGAGCATAGCAAGAATAGAGCAGAGGAGGATGGAGCGTGACGAAACTAGAGCAGAAAAAAAGATGGAGAACAGCAAGCAGTTGTGACAGAAATTTCTAAAATTCATATTAATTgtttcacatttttttttgtcattcacGATATTTTTTAATCTGATATGTCAATGATTAATTTGTTGCAGAACTAAATTCAATTTAAAGGTCTATTATATAAGACAAGATTCGAATTCAGACACTTATTTCAACAAACAAAAAAACTGACTAGTAGATTAATCTAAATTGattgttaaaaatataaactaataccGTTAAATTTATCTAAATTTGTGTTCGGTTAAAAAGCATAGCCTTAATTGATATTCatgattaaattaaattgaattacgAAACCTCAAAAAATCTATTCCTGGAATCATTCAAGAATTGTTTGAGAGTTGGACTAGTATGCACAATAGAAAAGAAGCACAGAAGACATGGCTGATTGGGTTCTTTGCAGTGATTTGGAACGTCTGGTTGGAACGCAATGCCagaattttcaataataaaaaaacaggTGTTGATATCATACAGAGAAGGACGTTTTTGAGTTACAAAAAATGGACTGATGATGATTCTTTTGattgttgatggcaatgtcgAAAATAACAGAAAATCTATAATttttgtatgcaggtttagtttgTGTACGTTTGCTTATGCTCTACTTTATTGTGTTGAACTTcctttatttcagaaaaaaaaaaaaaaaaaaaaacttaaaaagagCCTATTCTTTTCTGCCTTAGccgttttcaatttcattttgttgCTTTCAATTATTTGACTACTGCTTTGGGGGTACCAGTACCTATGTGAAGCTTTTGAGGTAACTGAGAAAATGGGAACAGAAGCAAACCTATCTAACCGGCCACCAAGGTGGCAACACAACAATCACTGTTCAAGGCTTTTCAATTTAGACAGTGCAATAATTTCTTGGGCTCAAATGACCAAAATAACCATCAACCTCAgactattaataatttaataattgattataaATCTTCTTGTCCTTTGGAGAAAATGAAAAAGGCCACTTGGCCAATATTATATTGATTTATTTTGGATAGAAATAAGAATCTCATTTGCTTAGTGCATTCAAACGAAGAAGGTCACGCATTCTTAGGCACTAGCAGTAGTGATAATTACTGCACTAGTTTCAAAGTGGCGTGTGGAAGGTTGAAATGTTTTGAATGAGTACCAAATGATTGTGTCTCTCATCTAAAGAAAGCTTAGCGCTTAAGGCTACAAAGTACAAACACAACGGCTCCACATTTTTCATTTGgatcctctctctccctcctttttcttttgttttcatgctTGCTAATGGAGCTCTCAAACCGCTTTGAGTTACGGAATAGCAAGTCAAAATTAGAAAACTAGTTCATTCGTCTTTTTTAGAAATCAAGAAAATCTCGATTTGATTCCTTCAAATTAACGAGTTAAATAgattgatttatttgatttttatttttgttaaaaaaattatattaaaaattagataaatttaatattttttaattaacataaaaaattttattatacatttatatatttttatactcgaccaactaaatttaaaattgttaaaaaattaggttttttatttaaataaaaatttaattatttactactTTAGATtagcacaaaaaaatacacaaatctGCATATATAGTTCTATTTTTATAGAGAATTGGCATAAAAATGATGTATTTTGTTTTTGTAAGGATAGTTTGTGAAAATATGGTCAAATCAAACCACCAATTTTTGTCTGACAGACTAACGAAAATgtgagtaaaaaaaatttaaatttatttttttgatacaTATTTTGCAAAAATATGGGAGAAAAATTACAATCTATAGACTTaacaagcaaagaaaaaaaaaaaaaagctttcgTAGGGTTCTTCCTCTCACGCAAAGGAAACAAGATTGAAGCCTTATGAGGGTTGTTGCCGCCGCTTCAGCTTGGACTGCGATGGCCTTCCTCCTCTCTTCTACTACTCCTCTTCCTCCCTGAGAcctcttttcatttattttctttttttctttttctttttttctcttttttcctaatCCTTCATATTTCTCTTTTCAgtttcactctcactctcaccaaCTACATTTTCAtcatctctctcttttctctcttttcgcCGATCACAATCCTGCAGTATCCCGCTCTTGCTATTACCtgccttttcttctttcttttgcaacCCTTTCTTTCTATTTCTCCCTATTTACTCTGTTGTTGTTTTGTAGTTTGttcatttttgttatttttctgtttctagATATCTAGATCTGAAATTCACATCTAgatctaaaataatttttatagttGTTTTTTCCTCTCTGTGGTATTTTGGTCCTCTTTATGAGTGTTTTGGTTATTGTATTTGAGATTTGGGATGAAGATTCAACAAGGAGAGCTGgttcacaaaaatatttttagattcgAGAGGCCTTTGGATCTAttcaaagaagaagagatgaTATTTTTCTGTGTTGCAGCACTTTATGtatagaattaaaaataaaagagattatGATTTATCTCTGTTTCTACCTTATAAGATTCTTTGTAATCGAACTTTGCGCCTCCTCTCAAATCATAGTTCAACatagaatttttctttttttttgtttagtttcaTATCTAATGTGTATTTTGCAATTTGTAAGTGCCATTTGGCTATTTCGGTGAATGAAAGTTTTCTTCcatcaataaaaaaaaactacaacCTATTTTTGCATATAGTGCCTGCCTGCAAAAATAAAACCTTCAATGTTTCGAGTCTTGCCTgtcactacaagaatttgacaaattAGCAACAAATTTTtgtgagaaatattttttgtcactaaTCCATCACTAACTTGTGAGGAATTAGTGACACATtaacgacaaaattaatgaacGGTCACAAAATATCCGAACTTGAGAAAAACGACTGATTAGCGAGAGATTCACGAGTAAGTTTGGTTCTCGCAAATTGACTTTTGTAGCTAAAAAAAGAGCAAAAAAGTTTCCTCGCTAATTTATCACAGATTAATTAGCGAGTGACAATATTGTAGCAAATCAGTCACTTAGGAGTTCAACCGAATAAAAGTAAAGTAGCGAAGGATATTATTGTCACTATTCCGTCGCAAGTGTTTGATATACAATTAGCGAGAAACAATTCGCACACTAGTTTGTCGCTAAATAAATTTTGTGTGAAAAGGCTAATTAGTGAGGAACAATGTTCCTAGCTAATCCGTCACAAAGACTTGAAATGCATTTTGTGATGGACAATTTCCTAACTAATTTgccaccaaaatttttatttttagcgagCAACTAGTTTCTCGCTATTTCGTCgcataatattgtaaaatttaaaattagggtAGCGACAGAAAACAGTCGTTGCTAACTCATCGCAACAAATAAATCATTCGGCTAAGGAAGTGTTCCTTGCTAATTAGTCACTAAAGTAGAAATACGGATATTAAGCGCCTAGGACCTAAGTAGCGTTTAACAACTGACACACTTAGTTCGCTGATTTCAAGTCGCTGATTAGCGGACGAAATACATTTAGCGAGCGACTTGGCAACTGCAATTTTGCTGCAAAGCAAAAGCTATATCCTAcctattttgtaacaaattactCGCTAATCTCATTGGAAATCCGTCACAGAGTTATAACAAATCTAAATCTAATtgagaaaattttaaaagtaattggTCGCAATTGAGTCACTAATTAAAAGTTTATTTAGTGAGGAATTAACGATCGCTTAACAACTGATAGACTTTCCTCGCTTATTTCATGTTGCTACTAATTTGTGAGGAAACACGTTAGTCGTCCTTATTCTGTCCTTATTTCATATTGCTACTACTCACTAACCTCtatataaatccatagaaaattcATGAAAATTTTGAAGCAAATTTGTCAAACACTCTAATATAATTTGTCATAAATTTATCACTAATCTAAAACTATTTAAATGAAAGAATAATTAAAGTCCTAAAGTCGTGACTAATAATTAGCTagctaatttttaataattaataacttaCAATATTCTAGCAAGATGtcaattctaaaaaattttacaaataactcaaaatcaaaatctttttcttaaaaaagtttttttttttcttttcaattagatcacaaatttattgttatttttaatgGGAAGTTTGTTGTTAATTTggattgaagtttaaattaatataatttaaagacaaatttaaaaatttaatatttttaagaaatgGGAGCATAATGTTGATAATTTTTAATCacagaatatactaaaaaaatatataatagataagctaataaaattgttatatatgagaatttatttgCATATGATCGTACaagtattattattaattaaaaccaTTTTAGAATTTATTCAAAAAGATTAATTTGAGTTAGCTCTTGAATTAATTAGGATTGTCGAAATGAGCCAAATTCGTCGGACTAGCTCATTTACTTGATTTAAATAAATAGGTATTTGACTCTAAAATCAAACTCGTAAAAGTGCTTAACAGTTTGTTTAACACTACAACAGAAGCGGGAGTTAGCGGCGACAAATTTGGGGCAGTTTAAATAAATGCCACTATCTGGTGATCTTGGGCAGTTACTGCAGCGGTTTAATTCCTCAGCCACCATATCATTTGATTTATGGCAGATTTGGAACAAACTGCCGAAATTATCATCTATCCTATTATAttagataaagagaaaaaaaagcccCAATCTTCATTAGAGAAAAAAAACCCCAatcttcattttcattttctttgttaCATCTAGCGAAACTCtccattcatcttcttctctatCTCAGTCGAGAGATACATAGGttccttttcccccttttctcgAATGGCGTCATCACAGCTTCCTCCGTCGAAATCGGCTGACCGGGACCTCACAATCGTCTCAGCCAAGCACCTCGAAAACGTGAACTGGAAGAACGACGTTCTCAAACCCTACGTCGTGTTCTGGGTCAGCCCTGTTCACTGATTGGCCACTAAATCCATCTTCCTCTGTCTAGTGTCATGCTTTCGTGCCTCCTCCACGGTGCATGAAACCCATACTCCCTCATCCACGGTGCGTGAAATCCCTAATCTCCGATTCACCCTATGCCTCTGTGTGGTTGTGGAGTCGCGCGGCTGCCATCTGTCCTTATCTCCCCGGCGTCGACCTTTCACCTCTCCGCCACAGATCATGAAACCCTTGTTTCCCCTTATATCTTCTATTAGTTGGGGTTAATTGTGTCTTTTTAGAGTTAGGGATTTGAATGTACTGAATTTGATTTGtactttctgtttttaatttataCAAGTATATATGGTTATGGAACATGGGATTGAatgattcaataaaatttattggTGGATTCTTTGATTTTGATGGGCAGGAGGGGGCAGAGGAGGATGTTGATAACAACAAAAATGAAGACATAACTGGAGAGCCTCTTGAGATCGATGACAAGGAAGATGAACAACCGGTGGAGTGGCCTCGAAAGACTTCGAAGTACATGACCAAGTACGAGCGTGCCCGGATTCTGGGTACCCATGCTCTCCAAATCAGGTTTCATTCTAACTCCCTGATGTTTAGGGTCTGTGTAGCTTTAGAAAGAATTTGTTGTGTTCAATATTTACCACAAGAATGCCATCTCATGGTTGATTGTTTTGTTTATCTTGCAATCAGTAAGCAAATTTGGGGATAAAAAAATGAGATGGTAGTTTTGTAGTTAGAATTGAAaatagaagatgaaaaagaaTTAACCTTAAGGTTAAGGTTttgcttattatttttttctttgtgaTGACATAAAATGCTCCTTCTTAAATGGCAGTATGAATGCTCCTGTTATGGTGGAACTGGAGGGGGAAACTGATCCGCTTAAGGTAATGCACTTCCTTTTATGTTCTTTTTACTTGATCTTTGCTTCCTTCTTGTAATGTTACGATATTTGAGTACATTGTGACTTTGTGAGTGTTTTCATTGCTAAATTTGTTATGCCAGATGACAAATATTAAATCTCCAAATATGTGTTAGTGTGGTCATATCCCCTAACATTTAGTATTTAGGTTCTTTCCCTGTAGTTTGCTATCCTTGAAATGCATATTATAGTATTTAGGTTCTTGCCCTGTAGTTTGCTATACAGTTGAACAAATAAGTTGCTAATACACAGATGCATAGATTGTTCATTATATTGGTTCTAATTTCATCAGACATTGGTTTATCTTGATCTATCACGTCCCATGTGTTTCTCTTGTTTTTATGTTTGGCATGTAAACAAGTTTTACTGTCATTGCATGCCTTCTCCTAGCCTTTCCCTTGAAATATAAGTTCTCAGCTTTAGATATTACACCATAAACTGTAGTTTTTAATTCAGTTTGATGATGACatggttattttaatatagaAATATAGAACTATGGATTTTATTTTGATCTGCAATGAGTagaattttataagttatttggAGCAGGTTTGTTTGCATTGAATATGCCATGCTGCACATTCTCTTTGTTCCTATGTTATCCTTATTTGTTAATGTGCTGCCAACAGCTTTGATATTTCCtctagttttgagcattctttcaTAGGTCTAGTTCCAACTATTTTCGTTATATTAATTATTGAAGATACATATTTTGTTTGAGCTCCTCTGTGGTTTCTTCCTTTTACTTAATCAGTCGTTTGATTTCACTAGCTTTGGATTTATTTGAAAAGCTACCGGCAAGTGGTTCTGAGACAGAATCGCTGCATACTTTTGGTTCAGATTGTTGGGATCTGAAAAATTCCCCTTTCAATTTGGTCTTAGATTTCAATTTTGGTTCACATTATAcctttttcttcttgatttggtttcaatttagtcttttattttggttttggtcTTGCCATGAACAGAGGACAAAAGGGGGTGAAGCAAAATCTTGACTTACAAGACGCACCGGCATCTCCATGAAATGTTGCCACCGCAACGCCAGGCatgttcttcttctcttttaatATGCCCAAGCCAAAATAATGTAAAATCATGCAGATTGCTAATAATTCTCACCTTCTGGAAAGGTCAAGTATGAAGTTTGCTCCCCTGAGGCATTGAATAAACTATTGGTGAAGTTTGGGGTGACTCAACCAGCAACGGACACTGCCTAGTTTGCTCTGCTCTTCCATTTTTTATGCAAGTTTCATTAATGACAatgcttttatttttgtaatgaaAGTGACGTTGTATTTGCTACACCTATAGTTGATTTTCAACACAGATTGATGATATTTGCTTTCTTGTTGAcctatgatgatttgttgaactTTCAATTATGTTAGTTATTGTGTTGTATGACTTTAGTGTGTCAATTTgtgaaattaaatttatttttgtattttagtgCATATTACTGGTTGAAAATAAGATAGAACCTTTTTAGTACACAGACTATGACTAGGATAGGTTGTTTATAGTATGTACATGTTTGTAGTTATAAAAGGTTTTTCAGTGATATGGTGTCGAATAGGGGTTCACCGTCATCACTCTTGTGGAACTGGTGTGAAGATTGCATGAAACTATGTCAGTAACCTCAGTTATCCGTTGAAAGTGTTTGTAACTGATGTCATCTTTGTGCAGGGCAAGTAATTAAATGATGGGATGAAGGCATTAAAACCATGAAAAAGGGGAAAAATGCTCTTTTCACCATCCCTCCTGCGCTAGCCTATGGTGCATCTGGCTCCCCTCCAACTATTCCTCCGAATGCAACACTCCAGTTTAATGTCGAGCTTTTGCCTTGGACTAGTGTAAAGGACATATGTAAGGATGGtggtatatttaaaaaaatacttaaggAGGGGGAAGGATGGGAAAACCCCAAGGATCCTGATGAAGTATTAGGTATATTGATATTTATCATTTAGTTTATTTCATTTGATTTAGGCCTGCATTATTTAGCTTAGCCGTAACTGATACTGTATTGGTTGATAATATAGTTAAGTATGAGGTTCTTCTGGAAGATGGAAAGGCTGTGGCTAAGTCTGATGGAGTGGAGTTCAGCATCAGAGAGGGTAATTGCATTTAATTTCTGTCGACagtaatatattattttcatttgcaGTATATCTAAGACTGTCTTTTAATCAATGGTAGGTCACTATTGCCCTGCATTGTCAAAGGCTGTTAAAACCATGAAGAAGGGAGAGAAAGTTATTTTGACAGTGAAGCCACAATGTAAGTTGTTTACAGAATAATTTGGCGATGTCACCATCTTTAGAAgagttcaataatattttttatgttctcTACTTTGTTACTTAATTGATAATTTTATTGATTTCTTGGATTTGTAGATGGATTTGGTGAGAAAGGGAAGCCAACAGATGGTGATGAAGGAGCAGTTCCACAAAATGCAACATTGCAGATTACTCTCGAGTTAGTCTCTTGGAAGACTGTGTCTGAAGTAACTGATGACAAGAAAGTGGTGAAGAAGATACTCAGTGAAGGGCAAGGATATGAGCGGCTAAATGAGGAGGCTGTTGTGAAAGGTGACTATTAATCATTGCGAATGTTGATGATTGCTTTATCATTCAGCCAGTTCCTAATAGTTATCTAAGAGGGTTTATAGTATGCTAGTTTCCTTTTAATATAACTTGATAGTTATTTAAGAGCTTGATTGACACCTGTTGTACACACCTTTTCAATGCGTACTATATGTGCCTACAGCTGTTGCTCTATATCTTAATTTTGTATACTTTTTGAGTTTAGTGCAAAGGATGTATCAGTTAATTTTGTTGTTTCAGCCACAAGTTATATTCAATAgatgaaaaatattaatatttatagcattaaaaaaatccagaaaaggccaaaaaatttatctttaaaattaaacaaaaaaaaaatcagcgtTTTTTAAAAGgaattctctttttaaatttgtattgaaATTAGCGGCGGTTCGTAACCGCCGGTGAAAATAGACTAAATTCTAATACTTGTATAGCCGCTAAATTAATTGccgcaaaaatttgattcagcaGCGGTTATACCAGCGGTTGCTGGAATTCGCCGCCAAACCCAATCGCGGCACTCATATCCATGGCGGTCTACTGAACCGCCGGTctttgattttgcggcggtttaaccGCCGCTAAGCAGCGCCTCTGTTGTAGTGTAACAATTTGTCACTAGTTAATGAATTGTTGCATACATGAAATGAGATTCAAATATCGTGCTTACTATTTgttatatgatatatattgttctataaattatattttaaataaattttattatatacaaaatattcaGTAATGCATATTTAAATTGAACttatttatgaaattttagttatgaaaacataaattataaaatataaaaatattcttaaaataaaaaagtaatacaaattattttagtttatttattttaatataagatcATTGACATTTACATACATATTTTCgtgtatattaaaaaaatcttatctatcTTATAaaagagtttttaaaatttttaaattctttttcaaaaaaatcaaaatgaaaatttgaaaacaaaaagaaaaaagatagtaactcaaaaaaacaaaacaagttatattaatttaaaaaagcgTTTAATTCCAAAAATTGAAAACGCACATATAAACACCCTCTccattatttcaaataaaaaattgcttATAAACGTCATTTTTAGTACTTTAAATCAAAGATTGAAAATTCCATTATCTCTATAGTAATTTCCTTTTGTCATTGTAGCGACCATCGTATAAAGAGAAACACAAATAAAAATTGTTACTTAAAACAACCCCAAATGATCTAACCCTCATTCACATTCTCTCCTCAATACTTTCTACACCAAAAATCAGTCTCTCATACCTATAGTTAGAGACTCACTGTCTCCTATCGTCCTCCCCTATCATCCCCTATAGTTAGG
This window contains:
- the LOC112754939 gene encoding uncharacterized protein, producing the protein MKNSASRLLKKIIAGLSAMAKSKTLALKSKTNAIKARLIIFSLMKNKKFLMSSISEKFHSVLGHHNKEDEANSNNFLLEDGNENEHNQNQNRKNKNKNAIVLFRNNAQSYEKVPNPSETQFVEDEGGCYYNYDDGGDDGDDDEKYPDLTHTLFDSEDLDLEGSVIDLVKNSKEERGQEFKLEDEIDQCAALFIKRFRRQMILQKQESLKRQQEELTNNAA
- the LOC140180225 gene encoding peptidyl-prolyl cis-trans isomerase FKBP62-like codes for the protein MVGHYCPALSKAVKTMKKGEKVILTVKPQYGFGEKGKPTDGDEGAVPQNATLQITLELVSWKTVSEVTDDKKVVKKILSEGQGYERLNEEAVVKGDY